One genomic window of Vibrio rhizosphaerae includes the following:
- the flgL gene encoding flagellar hook-associated protein FlgL: protein MVGRISSFHNYQAVQNDIRRQEAKVYHNQAQLASGKKLMSPSDNPLATHYIQNVGQQEEQLRQYLDSIVLVRNRLGHQEVIISNAEDYADEAKRTVMEMINGSLSPEDRQAKERELEELADNFLNLTNVQDELGNYIFAGTKPDKQPFFRDKEGNVTYAGDDYQRKMRISNSLEMPFNNPGSKVFMQIDNPFGDYEPDYQLQEGSELLLEKATNSNPQDQSKYKVTFVDMGNGKYGYQLEKDGSAVQAGEFDPKTGINYEGVNIELKGQISPGDVIELSPRKTFNIFDSFKKAMEYSRDSVADGSATAKLHQVTREFHAAFIHLTKVRTDIGARLNTLDIQEQEHEDFKLTLAKSKSSFEDLDYADAVIEFNENTRALQASQQAFSKTKDLTLFNYI from the coding sequence ATGGTTGGTCGTATTTCAAGCTTCCATAACTATCAGGCTGTTCAGAATGACATTCGTCGTCAGGAAGCCAAGGTTTATCACAATCAGGCGCAATTGGCCTCGGGTAAGAAACTGATGTCTCCCAGTGATAATCCACTGGCAACCCATTACATTCAGAATGTTGGGCAGCAAGAAGAGCAACTGCGTCAATACCTTGATTCGATAGTTCTGGTTCGTAACCGACTAGGACATCAAGAAGTTATTATCTCGAATGCGGAAGATTATGCCGATGAGGCAAAGCGTACCGTAATGGAAATGATCAACGGTTCATTATCCCCTGAAGATCGTCAGGCGAAAGAGCGCGAGTTAGAAGAGCTGGCAGATAACTTTCTCAATCTGACGAATGTGCAGGATGAGCTTGGGAACTACATTTTTGCCGGGACTAAGCCGGATAAGCAGCCCTTCTTTCGTGATAAAGAAGGGAATGTGACTTATGCCGGTGATGATTATCAACGCAAGATGCGAATCTCCAATAGTTTGGAAATGCCGTTCAATAACCCCGGCAGTAAAGTGTTTATGCAAATCGATAATCCTTTTGGTGACTATGAACCCGATTATCAGTTGCAGGAAGGTTCTGAGCTATTGCTGGAAAAAGCAACCAATAGCAATCCTCAAGATCAATCGAAATATAAAGTTACCTTTGTCGATATGGGCAATGGCAAATATGGCTATCAATTGGAAAAGGATGGCAGTGCCGTTCAAGCGGGTGAATTCGATCCCAAAACCGGCATTAATTACGAAGGCGTCAATATTGAACTGAAAGGCCAAATTTCGCCGGGAGATGTGATTGAGTTGTCTCCCAGAAAGACATTCAACATTTTTGATAGTTTCAAAAAGGCAATGGAATATTCACGAGACTCTGTTGCCGATGGCTCCGCAACTGCGAAGCTCCATCAAGTGACCCGGGAATTTCATGCTGCCTTTATCCACCTGACAAAAGTGAGAACGGATATCGGTGCGCGGCTGAATACATTGGATATTCAGGAACAAGAACATGAAGACTTCAAACTGACATTGGCAAAGTCCAAAAGCAGTTTTGAGGATCTTGATTATGCGGATGCCGTGATCGAGTTTAATGAAAATACTCGTGCACTTCAGGCATCTCAGCAGGCTTTCAGTAAAACGAAAGACTTAACACTATTCAATTACATCTAA
- a CDS encoding ribose-phosphate pyrophosphokinase: MPDMKLFAGNATPELAQRIADRLYISLGDATVSRFSDGEVAVQINENVRGSDVFLIQSTCAPTNDNLMELVVMIDAMRRASAGRITAVIPYFGYARQDRRVRSARVPITAKVVADFLSNVGVDRVLTIDLHAEQIQGFFDVPVDNIFGTPVLLEDMKARNLEDPVVVSPDLGGVVRARATAKALGDIDIAIVDKRRPRANVSEVMNLIGDVEGRDCVIVDDMIDTGGTLCKAAEALKERGAKRVFAYATHAVFSGNAAKNIKNSVLDQVVITDSIKLSKEMQATGRVTQLTLSTMLAEAIRRISNEESISAMFNV; this comes from the coding sequence GTGCCTGATATGAAGCTATTTGCCGGTAACGCTACCCCTGAACTAGCCCAACGTATTGCTGATCGCTTGTATATTTCTCTTGGAGATGCAACGGTTTCCCGTTTCTCGGACGGCGAAGTCGCAGTGCAGATCAACGAGAATGTGCGAGGAAGCGACGTATTTCTCATTCAATCAACCTGTGCACCAACCAACGACAACCTGATGGAACTCGTGGTAATGATTGATGCGATGCGCCGTGCTTCAGCAGGCCGTATTACCGCTGTTATCCCTTATTTTGGATATGCTCGCCAAGACCGTCGTGTCCGCTCTGCCCGTGTACCCATTACTGCAAAAGTCGTTGCTGACTTTCTTTCGAACGTTGGTGTTGACCGCGTACTGACGATCGATCTGCATGCTGAACAGATTCAAGGTTTCTTCGATGTCCCCGTTGATAACATCTTTGGAACCCCGGTCTTACTTGAAGACATGAAAGCCCGAAATCTGGAAGATCCGGTCGTCGTCTCACCTGATCTGGGTGGTGTTGTACGTGCCCGTGCGACAGCTAAAGCGCTCGGTGATATCGATATTGCAATTGTTGATAAACGCCGTCCTCGCGCCAACGTTTCTGAAGTCATGAACCTGATTGGTGATGTTGAAGGCCGTGACTGCGTGATCGTCGACGATATGATTGATACCGGTGGTACCCTGTGTAAAGCGGCTGAGGCTCTAAAAGAGCGTGGTGCCAAGCGCGTATTTGCGTATGCAACACACGCTGTATTCTCAGGCAATGCTGCGAAAAACATTAAGAATTCCGTTCTCGATCAGGTCGTTATTACAGACTCGATTAAACTCTCCAAAGAAATGCAGGCAACCGGCCGAGTGACTCAGTTGACACTCTCCACCATGCTTGCAGAAGCAATTCGCCGCATCAGCAACGAAGAGTCCATCTCAGCAATGTTCAATGTTTAA
- the lolB gene encoding lipoprotein insertase outer membrane protein LolB, producing the protein MTYRILQVFLTIIILAGCSSVQPPLQPVEWQSHQQRLQQINHYQIAGKLGYISPQERRSLNFQWKKSDRHSQLRLTTFLGQTVLKMDIYPQRAEAETYEGQHYTAQTPELLLHQLTGLDIPLSSLSQWILGRPALADTFSLKPDNTLDHLEKKLSDQQWQVQYKTYTAVTLKAQQLPLPERLLLQQGATKINIHISQWKVTQ; encoded by the coding sequence ATGACTTATCGTATCCTTCAAGTATTTCTAACCATCATCATTCTGGCTGGCTGTAGCAGCGTTCAGCCCCCACTTCAACCCGTGGAATGGCAATCCCATCAGCAGCGTCTCCAACAGATCAATCATTACCAAATCGCCGGGAAACTGGGGTACATCTCGCCACAAGAACGTCGGTCGCTCAATTTTCAATGGAAGAAATCTGACCGTCATAGTCAACTGCGTCTAACCACATTTCTGGGCCAAACCGTGTTGAAAATGGATATTTATCCCCAACGAGCGGAAGCCGAAACTTATGAAGGGCAACACTATACTGCTCAGACACCGGAACTATTACTGCATCAACTGACCGGGCTGGATATTCCCCTCAGTTCACTCAGTCAGTGGATTCTGGGACGCCCGGCCCTTGCAGATACGTTTTCGCTCAAACCCGATAACACGCTGGATCATCTCGAGAAAAAGCTCTCCGATCAGCAATGGCAAGTACAGTACAAAACCTACACGGCTGTAACCTTGAAAGCACAACAACTTCCTTTGCCTGAACGTCTGCTCCTGCAACAAGGCGCAACCAAAATCAATATCCATATTTCGCAATGGAAAGTCACCCAATGA
- a CDS encoding flagellin, which yields MAVNVNTNVSAMTAQRYLNSATKSMNSSMERLSSGYRINSAKDDSAGLQISNRLSVQSRGLGVAVRNANDGISIAQTAEGAMNETTSILQRMRDLSLQSSNGSNSKSDRVAIQEEITALNDELNRVAETTSFGGNKLLNGTFDTKSFQIGSDSGEAVMLHLKDMRSDNSQMGGMSYIAENGKGKDWQVQSGANDLSITVNDKLNGEQTININAKAGDDIEELATYINGQTDMVKASVDDEGKLQLFTDNNKVDGAVSFGGSLAGELGIGEGKATTVSNIDVTSVGGAQQSVAVVDAALKYVDSHRAELGAFQNRFGHAISNLDNINENVNASKSRIKDTDFAKETTALTKSQILSQASSSVLAQAKQAPSAALGLLG from the coding sequence ATGGCGGTTAATGTTAATACAAACGTTTCTGCGATGACGGCACAGCGCTATCTAAACAGTGCAACGAAGTCGATGAACTCATCAATGGAACGCTTATCCTCAGGATATCGAATCAATAGTGCGAAAGATGATTCGGCTGGTCTGCAAATCTCAAACCGTTTGAGTGTTCAAAGCCGGGGATTGGGGGTTGCTGTTCGTAACGCGAATGACGGGATTTCAATTGCTCAGACTGCGGAAGGAGCAATGAATGAAACAACCAGTATTTTGCAGCGGATGAGAGATTTGTCTCTTCAATCATCAAATGGTTCTAACTCGAAATCGGATCGTGTTGCGATTCAGGAAGAAATTACAGCATTGAATGATGAATTAAACCGTGTTGCGGAAACCACATCATTTGGGGGTAATAAGCTTCTAAACGGTACTTTCGATACCAAATCTTTCCAGATCGGTTCTGATAGCGGTGAAGCGGTGATGCTCCATCTGAAAGATATGCGTAGCGATAATAGCCAGATGGGTGGTATGTCTTATATCGCTGAAAATGGCAAAGGGAAAGACTGGCAGGTTCAAAGTGGTGCCAACGATCTGAGCATTACAGTCAATGACAAACTCAATGGCGAGCAAACCATCAATATCAACGCGAAAGCGGGTGATGATATTGAAGAACTGGCTACTTATATCAATGGTCAGACTGACATGGTGAAAGCGTCCGTTGATGATGAAGGTAAACTGCAACTATTCACAGATAATAATAAAGTGGATGGTGCTGTGAGCTTCGGTGGTAGTCTTGCTGGTGAACTGGGTATCGGTGAAGGTAAAGCAACAACGGTCAGCAACATTGATGTGACTTCCGTTGGTGGTGCACAACAGTCGGTTGCTGTCGTCGATGCTGCATTGAAGTATGTGGATAGTCACCGGGCTGAACTGGGTGCATTCCAAAACCGTTTCGGCCATGCAATCAGTAACTTGGACAACATCAATGAGAATGTGAATGCGTCGAAGAGCCGGATCAAAGATACCGACTTTGCCAAAGAAACGACCGCATTGACGAAGTCGCAAATCCTTTCTCAGGCATCAAGTTCTGTTTTGGCACAAGCGAAACAGGCACCCAGTGCTGCATTAGGATTATTGGGATAA
- the ispE gene encoding 4-(cytidine 5'-diphospho)-2-C-methyl-D-erythritol kinase, with translation MESHPMNLSDAINTDPTVWPSPAKLNLFLYITGQRDDGYHELQTLFQFLDYGDELTIRVNPNGNITVSPEMEGVPLQENLIWKAARKLQQYTQTSLGADIHLHKVLPMGGGIGGGSSNAATTLVALNHLWQCGLSQSQLAELGLQLGADVPVFVQGHAAYAEGVGEKLTFVTPQEKWYLVVRPDVSISTAAIFSHPKLTRDTLKRDLTTLLQYPYENDCEKIVRKLYPEVDKQLSWLLQYAPSRLTGTGSCVFAEFSNKNEAQHLLSRLPDEVSAFVAKGCNISPLKETLTGYTHRCENNNG, from the coding sequence ATGGAAAGTCACCCAATGAATCTATCCGATGCTATCAACACCGACCCAACCGTCTGGCCGTCACCAGCCAAACTGAATTTATTTCTCTATATCACCGGTCAACGGGATGACGGCTATCATGAGTTGCAAACCCTTTTCCAGTTTCTCGATTATGGGGATGAACTAACCATTCGTGTCAATCCCAACGGCAATATCACCGTCTCTCCGGAAATGGAGGGTGTCCCGTTACAAGAGAATCTAATCTGGAAAGCGGCCCGAAAACTACAACAGTACACACAAACATCTCTGGGCGCTGATATTCACTTGCATAAAGTCTTGCCGATGGGCGGCGGGATCGGGGGCGGCTCATCCAATGCTGCGACAACCTTAGTCGCCCTGAACCACCTTTGGCAATGCGGGTTATCCCAAAGTCAGCTGGCCGAGCTCGGATTGCAGCTCGGTGCAGATGTCCCCGTGTTCGTCCAAGGCCATGCGGCTTATGCAGAAGGCGTCGGAGAAAAACTGACCTTCGTCACACCACAAGAAAAATGGTATCTGGTTGTCAGACCCGATGTCAGTATTTCGACAGCCGCCATTTTTTCGCATCCCAAATTAACTCGGGATACGCTCAAGCGAGATTTGACAACGCTTCTACAATATCCGTACGAAAACGATTGCGAAAAAATTGTCCGAAAGCTTTATCCAGAGGTTGATAAGCAACTTTCATGGCTGTTACAATACGCGCCGTCGAGATTGACCGGGACTGGCTCTTGTGTTTTTGCTGAATTTTCAAATAAAAATGAAGCACAACATCTACTTTCCCGTTTGCCGGATGAAGTTTCCGCTTTTGTAGCAAAAGGATGTAATATTTCGCCGCTGAAAGAAACTTTAACAGGCTATACTCATCGTTGTGAAAACAACAATGGTTAA
- the pth gene encoding aminoacyl-tRNA hydrolase — translation MSQPIKLLVGLANPGPEYARTRHNAGAWVVEELARVHQTVLKNEPKFFGLTGRVTIQGQDLRLLIPTTYMNLSGKAISALAKFYQIQPEEIMVAHDELDLPPGVAKFKQGGSHGGHNGLKDTMSKLGNNKEFYRLRIGIGHPGHKDKVTGYVLGKAPEKEQECLDAAVDESVRCLDILLKEGLTKAQNRLHTFKAE, via the coding sequence GTGAGTCAACCCATAAAACTACTTGTTGGGCTAGCCAACCCAGGCCCAGAATACGCCAGAACAAGGCACAACGCGGGCGCATGGGTGGTTGAAGAATTAGCCCGCGTTCATCAGACTGTGTTAAAAAATGAGCCTAAATTTTTTGGCCTGACCGGCCGGGTTACGATTCAAGGTCAGGATTTACGTTTACTGATTCCGACAACGTATATGAATTTATCCGGCAAAGCGATATCCGCGCTGGCAAAGTTTTACCAAATCCAGCCGGAAGAAATTATGGTCGCTCACGATGAACTCGACTTACCACCCGGTGTTGCTAAATTTAAACAAGGTGGCAGTCATGGCGGTCATAACGGCTTAAAAGATACCATGAGTAAGTTAGGTAATAACAAAGAATTCTACCGTCTCCGGATCGGCATCGGTCATCCGGGACACAAAGATAAAGTTACAGGTTATGTGTTAGGTAAGGCACCTGAAAAAGAACAGGAATGCCTCGATGCCGCTGTAGACGAGTCTGTCCGATGTTTGGATATACTGCTCAAAGAAGGTCTTACGAAAGCACAAAATCGTTTACACACATTCAAAGCTGAATAA
- a CDS encoding flagellin, whose amino-acid sequence MTITVNTNVSAMTAQRYLNKATGELNTSMERLSSGNRINSAKDDAAGLQISNRLTAQSRGLDVAMRNANDGISIAQTAEGAMNESTSILQRMRDLALQSANGTNSSSERKALNEEYSALQDELNRIAETTSFGGRKLLNGTFGESAFQIGASSGEAIIVGLTSIRADDFRMGGQTFVSEQGKDMSWGVPANARDMKLEFTKKNGEQVSVDVMAKPGDDIEELATYINGQVDDVTASVDDNGHLQLFMAESNLQGNLSVSGGLATELGLDGGPGQNTTVQTTDILNIGNSQNSVGVLDAALHYVDAQRADLGAKQNRLSHSINNLSNIQENVEASKSRIKDTDFARETTQMTKAQILQQAGTSILAQAKQLPNSAMSLLQ is encoded by the coding sequence ATGACCATCACAGTCAATACCAATGTGTCAGCGATGACCGCTCAGCGTTACCTGAATAAGGCAACGGGTGAGTTGAATACCTCAATGGAGCGTCTGTCTTCGGGAAACCGGATTAACAGCGCAAAAGATGATGCGGCCGGTCTTCAGATTTCGAACCGGTTGACTGCTCAGTCCCGAGGGTTGGATGTCGCGATGCGAAATGCCAATGACGGTATTTCGATTGCACAGACTGCTGAAGGGGCAATGAATGAGTCGACCAGTATATTGCAACGGATGCGGGATTTGGCACTCCAGTCTGCAAACGGTACCAACTCCTCATCTGAGCGTAAGGCGCTGAATGAAGAGTATTCAGCCCTTCAGGATGAATTGAACCGAATTGCAGAAACAACCTCGTTTGGTGGCCGAAAACTGTTGAATGGTACGTTTGGTGAGTCTGCTTTCCAGATCGGTGCCAGCTCCGGTGAAGCGATCATTGTTGGTCTCACCAGTATCCGAGCCGACGATTTCCGGATGGGTGGTCAGACATTTGTGTCTGAACAAGGCAAAGACATGAGCTGGGGCGTTCCTGCGAATGCCCGGGACATGAAGTTAGAGTTTACCAAGAAAAATGGTGAGCAGGTTTCAGTCGATGTTATGGCAAAACCAGGTGATGACATCGAAGAGTTGGCAACTTATATCAACGGTCAGGTGGATGATGTCACTGCATCTGTGGATGATAATGGGCACCTGCAGCTCTTTATGGCGGAGTCTAATCTTCAGGGGAATCTCTCTGTTTCAGGCGGGCTAGCCACTGAGCTGGGCTTGGATGGTGGTCCGGGACAGAATACGACGGTTCAGACCACCGATATCCTGAATATTGGTAATTCGCAGAACTCAGTCGGTGTTCTTGATGCAGCCCTTCATTATGTGGATGCGCAACGTGCAGATTTAGGGGCCAAACAAAACCGTTTGAGTCACAGTATCAATAACTTGTCGAACATACAGGAAAATGTTGAAGCGTCGAAGAGCCGGATTAAAGATACCGACTTTGCGAGAGAAACGACGCAGATGACCAAAGCACAAATATTGCAACAGGCAGGTACTTCAATACTTGCTCAGGCAAAACAGTTACCAAACTCTGCAATGTCACTATTGCAGTAG
- the ychF gene encoding redox-regulated ATPase YchF, translating to MGFKCGIVGLPNVGKSTLFNALTKAGIEAANFPFCTIEPNTGIVPVPDLRLDALAEIVNPQRVLPTTMEFVDIAGLVAGASKGEGLGNKFLANIRETDAIGHVVRCFENENIVHVAGKVSPIEDIEVINLELALADLDTCERAIQRQAKRAKGGDKAAKFEVSVLEKLLPVLTEGGMARSVTLAKEELAAIGYLNFLTLKPTMYIANVNEDGFENNPYLDAVQEFAAKENNVVVAVCAAIESELSELDDEERDEFLADLGIEEPGLNRVIRSGYELLELHTYFTAGVKEVRAWTIPIGSTAPQAAGKIHTDFERGFIRAEVVGYDDFIQYQGESGAKEAGKWRLEGKDYIVKDGDVIHFRFNV from the coding sequence ATGGGGTTTAAATGTGGCATTGTTGGTTTACCAAACGTTGGCAAGTCAACACTTTTTAACGCTTTAACCAAAGCAGGAATTGAAGCGGCAAACTTTCCGTTTTGTACCATCGAGCCGAATACAGGCATTGTGCCTGTACCGGATTTGCGCCTTGACGCACTCGCGGAAATTGTCAATCCACAGAGGGTTTTACCGACCACAATGGAGTTCGTCGATATCGCAGGTTTAGTCGCCGGTGCATCAAAAGGCGAAGGACTAGGGAATAAATTTTTGGCCAACATCCGGGAAACGGATGCCATTGGTCATGTCGTTCGCTGTTTCGAAAACGAAAACATTGTACACGTTGCCGGCAAAGTGTCTCCGATTGAAGATATTGAAGTCATTAACTTAGAACTGGCTTTAGCCGATCTGGACACCTGTGAGCGAGCAATTCAGCGTCAGGCCAAACGGGCCAAAGGTGGCGATAAAGCAGCTAAATTTGAAGTCTCTGTGCTGGAAAAACTGCTTCCGGTACTCACCGAAGGCGGAATGGCTCGCAGTGTGACACTGGCAAAAGAAGAATTGGCAGCCATTGGCTATCTCAACTTCCTGACCCTCAAACCGACGATGTATATCGCAAACGTCAATGAAGACGGTTTTGAAAATAATCCTTATCTGGATGCTGTTCAGGAATTTGCAGCAAAAGAAAATAATGTCGTGGTTGCCGTGTGTGCTGCCATTGAGTCTGAACTATCCGAACTGGATGATGAAGAACGCGACGAGTTTCTTGCCGATCTGGGCATTGAAGAACCAGGATTGAACCGTGTGATTCGTTCAGGTTATGAACTTCTCGAACTACACACCTATTTTACTGCAGGCGTCAAAGAAGTCAGAGCATGGACAATCCCGATTGGTTCAACGGCCCCGCAGGCTGCCGGAAAAATTCACACGGATTTCGAACGCGGTTTCATCCGTGCTGAAGTCGTCGGTTATGATGATTTCATTCAGTACCAAGGTGAAAGTGGCGCTAAAGAAGCCGGAAAATGGCGTCTGGAAGGAAAAGACTATATTGTCAAAGATGGCGACGTGATCCATTTCCGCTTCAATGTCTAA
- the hemA gene encoding glutamyl-tRNA reductase, translating to MSLLAIGINHQTAPLELREKVAFGPDKLPEALNQLREHADVKGSVILSTCNRTEVYCEIKPTSKGRLIDWLSEFHRVNPQELKSSIYIHEEQAAIRHLMRVCCGLDSLVLGEPQILGQVKQAYSESKDLASVDAAIEKLFQKAFSVAKRVRTETDIGGNAVSVAYAACTLAKHIFESLNDATVLLVGAGETIELVAKHLASNGCQKIIVANRTRERAMGLAAQFGAQVIRLQEIPDHLAKADIVISSTASPLPIIGKGMVEKAIKARRYQPMLFVDIAVPRDVEAEVSEISDAYLYSVDDLQSIVDSNIEQRKVEAIQAEAIVSEESAAFMSWMRSLQAVDSIRDYRDSANHIRDDLLNKSIQALALGGDPEKILQELSYKLTNKLIHAPTRALQQAAEQGEPAKLAIIRQSLGLDNL from the coding sequence ATGTCCTTACTTGCCATTGGAATTAATCATCAAACAGCGCCTCTGGAACTGCGTGAAAAAGTTGCGTTTGGACCAGATAAGCTGCCTGAAGCATTGAATCAGCTTCGGGAGCATGCGGATGTTAAAGGGAGCGTGATTCTTTCAACCTGTAACCGTACCGAAGTGTACTGCGAGATTAAACCCACGAGCAAAGGCCGTTTGATTGATTGGTTATCTGAATTTCACCGGGTCAATCCGCAAGAGTTAAAGTCGAGTATTTATATTCATGAAGAGCAAGCCGCTATTCGCCATTTAATGCGAGTCTGTTGTGGCCTCGATTCTTTGGTATTAGGGGAACCTCAAATTCTCGGACAGGTTAAGCAGGCGTATTCGGAATCCAAGGATTTGGCGTCGGTGGATGCAGCGATAGAGAAACTGTTTCAAAAAGCATTCTCAGTCGCGAAGCGTGTGAGAACGGAAACAGATATCGGTGGTAATGCAGTTTCTGTTGCCTATGCGGCCTGTACGCTGGCAAAGCATATTTTCGAATCGTTGAACGATGCAACCGTACTGTTGGTCGGCGCCGGGGAAACCATCGAATTAGTGGCGAAGCATTTAGCTTCAAATGGCTGCCAGAAAATCATTGTGGCCAACCGCACCCGCGAAAGAGCGATGGGACTAGCGGCGCAATTCGGGGCACAAGTGATTCGTTTACAAGAGATTCCTGATCATCTGGCCAAAGCGGATATTGTGATTAGCTCGACAGCGAGTCCGTTACCGATTATCGGCAAGGGTATGGTAGAGAAGGCGATTAAAGCCCGACGTTATCAGCCGATGTTGTTCGTTGATATTGCGGTACCAAGAGATGTTGAAGCCGAAGTCAGCGAGATTAGTGACGCCTATCTGTATAGTGTTGATGATTTGCAGTCGATTGTGGACAGCAATATCGAGCAGAGAAAGGTTGAAGCGATTCAGGCCGAAGCGATTGTCAGTGAAGAAAGTGCCGCATTTATGAGTTGGATGCGCTCATTGCAGGCGGTTGATAGTATCCGGGATTACCGGGACAGTGCGAATCATATCCGTGATGATCTTTTAAATAAAAGTATTCAGGCGCTCGCGTTGGGGGGCGATCCAGAAAAAATCCTTCAGGAACTCAGCTATAAGCTAACCAATAAATTAATTCATGCGCCGACTCGTGCATTGCAGCAAGCCGCTGAGCAAGGGGAACCTGCGAAATTGGCTATAATCAGACAGAGTCTGGGGCTTGATAATCTTTAA
- the flgK gene encoding flagellar hook-associated protein FlgK has translation MASDLLNIGTQSVLTSQRQLNTTGHNISNVNTEGYSRQSVIQGVNAPRMYGGQTYGMGVHVENVRRSWDQFAVKELNIATTDYAYKQDTEQNLDMLSKMLSSVASKKIPENMNEWFDALKTLADSPNDMGARKVVLEKSQLITQNLNDFHETIRRQYETVNKGLDLGIKRINQLALEIRDLQRLMMRTPGPHNDLMDQHEKLVKELSEYTKVTVTPRKNAEGFNIHIGNGHTLVSGTEASQLKMIDGYPDTHQWRLAMVEGKGIKAITSKDMGGKIGALFNMRDNEIPNVLDEIGRLATSFSYDVNKLQQQGLDLNGDIGDLMFTDVNDKRIAKERVITSSNSQADMAAYIDDVSQLKGGEYSLLYDGSDYIAILPNGDQRVLSPSGGEIYIDGMRIEISNAPEEGERVLIRPTRSGAATIKMEMNDPAKIAAQSYEASTTFAQGSAKFKIIQAGELREFEIDVSELGDTFTVKDKAGNIVAENQAYPPSGPVTVMGTTFELSAGALPKDKFTANLVPSEGDNGNLRKMQNIQTEKQLDNNESTILDVYHNLNTNVGLRMSTASRLTDVARLEKEAAQERIASVSGVNLDEEAANMMKFQQAYMASSRIMQTANDTFNTILQLR, from the coding sequence ATGGCGTCTGATTTATTGAATATTGGGACTCAGAGTGTCTTGACATCTCAAAGACAGCTCAACACGACCGGTCACAATATATCTAATGTAAATACAGAAGGTTACAGTCGTCAATCTGTGATTCAGGGCGTCAATGCTCCGCGGATGTACGGCGGTCAGACTTATGGTATGGGTGTGCATGTGGAAAATGTTCGCCGCTCATGGGATCAGTTTGCCGTCAAAGAGCTAAATATTGCCACCACCGATTACGCCTACAAACAGGACACCGAGCAAAATCTGGATATGTTATCCAAGATGCTCTCTTCTGTTGCTTCCAAGAAAATTCCGGAAAACATGAATGAGTGGTTTGATGCACTCAAAACTCTGGCTGACAGCCCTAATGATATGGGTGCACGGAAAGTGGTGCTGGAAAAATCTCAGTTAATCACTCAGAACCTCAATGATTTTCACGAAACGATCCGCCGCCAGTATGAAACGGTCAATAAAGGGTTGGATCTCGGTATTAAGAGAATTAACCAGCTTGCATTAGAAATCAGAGACTTACAGCGTTTAATGATGCGTACTCCCGGGCCACATAATGACCTGATGGACCAGCATGAAAAGTTAGTCAAAGAGCTCTCTGAGTACACCAAAGTGACGGTAACGCCACGGAAAAATGCTGAGGGTTTCAATATTCATATCGGCAATGGACACACCTTGGTTTCCGGTACTGAAGCCAGCCAGTTGAAGATGATTGATGGTTATCCCGATACCCATCAATGGCGTCTGGCAATGGTCGAAGGGAAAGGAATTAAAGCGATTACGTCGAAAGATATGGGGGGCAAGATCGGGGCGTTATTCAATATGCGCGATAACGAAATTCCGAACGTGCTTGATGAAATCGGCCGTCTTGCAACCAGCTTTTCTTATGATGTGAATAAATTGCAGCAGCAAGGACTTGATCTGAATGGTGACATCGGTGACCTGATGTTTACCGATGTGAACGATAAACGAATTGCCAAAGAGCGGGTGATTACCAGTAGTAACTCTCAAGCGGATATGGCTGCTTATATCGACGATGTTTCACAATTGAAAGGTGGTGAGTATTCACTACTTTATGACGGCAGTGATTATATTGCGATTTTACCGAATGGTGATCAGCGGGTGCTGTCTCCCAGCGGTGGCGAAATCTATATTGACGGGATGAGAATTGAAATTAGCAATGCACCGGAAGAAGGTGAGCGAGTCCTCATCCGGCCAACACGTTCCGGTGCGGCAACCATCAAAATGGAAATGAATGATCCGGCAAAAATTGCCGCTCAGAGTTATGAAGCGTCAACGACCTTCGCCCAAGGGAGCGCTAAGTTCAAAATTATACAAGCCGGTGAGTTGCGAGAGTTTGAAATCGATGTTTCTGAGCTGGGTGATACTTTCACGGTAAAAGATAAAGCCGGCAATATTGTTGCAGAAAATCAAGCTTATCCGCCATCTGGTCCTGTGACCGTCATGGGGACAACTTTTGAACTGTCTGCCGGTGCATTACCAAAAGATAAGTTTACCGCCAACCTGGTTCCCTCTGAAGGGGATAACGGCAACCTGAGAAAAATGCAGAATATCCAGACGGAGAAGCAGCTGGACAACAATGAGTCCACGATTCTGGATGTTTATCATAATCTGAATACCAATGTCGGTCTGAGAATGTCTACTGCATCCCGACTGACGGATGTGGCCCGACTCGAGAAAGAAGCAGCCCAAGAGCGGATTGCTTCGGTGTCCGGTGTGAATCTGGATGAAGAAGCCGCCAATATGATGAAATTTCAGCAGGCATATATGGCATCTTCCCGGATTATGCAAACAGCCAATGACACCTTTAATACCATTTTACAGTTGAGATAG